Within the Tenrec ecaudatus isolate mTenEca1 chromosome 7, mTenEca1.hap1, whole genome shotgun sequence genome, the region GAAATTAAAACATTAAATAAAGGAGTCATTTCTGTACGGTCCATGCTTTATTTGCTgtcggggtaggggtgggggtgggggtgaaggaggTGTTTTCTTTCCCAGCTCAGCTGCAGGGCAGTGTCAAGTTCAGGGTCTcactgggtgtgggtgggggcgcctggctggctggctcaggcctcctccttcccccagcaGGACTCCTTCCTCAGCTGCTGGGGGAGAAAAGCAAAGGGGGCTTGCCCAGGAAGAGTGTCAGCGGGTCCTAGGCTGACACCACACTGCCATCCAGCCCTGCAGATCCGAGGGGGAGGGACACCCTGAAccgcaggtggggtgggggtttgggCTAGGCTTCCGGAAGCTCTGCGGCTGCTTTTTTCCCTCCGTAGCCTGGGGCGAGTCATTTAGTCTCTAATTTCCTCCATCTCTAAGAGCCCtcggccccctcccctcccctgctctcctccctccctccctcccctcctcctcctcctggggaCCATGAAAAGTAATTCGTGGCTGTTTGTCAGCCCAGATCTGGCTTTGAACCACGAACTAGTGGGGCTCAGGACCGGGGCTAGGCTGTGGTGACTGACTGCAGCATGCACCTGCCAGCCCAGTGGGGTGGTCtgagatggggagggaggtgggcagggaggagggctgggacaGTGGTCCTCAGCCAGAGAGGCATTCCAGGGGCAGGCCTgaaggggtgaggaggcctttagGAGACAACAGTCACCAGCGAATACCCGCCACCCGCACCGGCTGCCGCCAGCGCCATCAGCATGCTATCTGTGATTAGGTTCTGCTCTgagacagggtgggggtggagcgcCCCGTGGGAGAAGACAGCTTAATGTTCTCAAGTGTAAAGCTGGGCAAAACAAATTGCTGTCCCGAACCCTGCTCAGCCGGTGCGCCTGGAATATCAGCCACAGGGTGGGCGGGGGACACGGGACGGCGGCGGCGCCTACCTCTCTCAGCAGCCCTTCCAGGGCGGCCCGGTACTTTTCCAGCTGCCTGGAGTTCATCCTTATTCCAATTTCCATGGGCGCAGTCAGCTGTGAAATAAGCCAGCGTTAACAAGAAAGGAGAGGCGAGGAGGGCACCGTTAACCCCCAGCTGCCCAACAGGTGGCAGGAGGGGCCCCTGGGAGCCACTCGGCCGGGCAGGAGACCCCACTCTCCCGCACCTGAGACCTGTGGGGCTCTCTGGGAATCTCGCTAGGGGGAGCCTCTGAGCCCTGCCCCCGAGGATGAGCAGACCTCTCCCTGAGGACGCGGCTCAGTCGGAGGGGTGGGCGCCCCCCTCCCCCTAGTTCTAGCCTCAGCACCCCGCTAAGGGCTTGACCAACAATGGGAAGCCTCTCCATGATCCTGCGCAGCAGGGACAGTAGCTGTTCCCAGTTTGCAGATGTGAAGACAGACACAGTGAGGTCAAGTCCTGGCTCCAGGCCACAGGAAGAGAGCAGCCCGGGAATAGACGCTAAACCCAAGCCCTTTACCTAGAGGCTGTGCCCACTGGCCCTTGCCCCAAGGGGGCAGGCACCATGGCCGGCCTAGCTCCGTGCCAGGGGAGGCTGCTGCAGTCAGGCTGACTGGTGTCACAGcgtccctcctccctgccccccatcccTGAGAACCCAGCAAACTGGCTGGCTGGGACAGAGACGTCCCAGTGCCCACTCCCGGCCTCCTGCCAGATCCTTGCAGCTGGGGACTGGCTGCTTCCTGAGAGGGCTCTCTGGGGCGTGTTCGCAACCATGGCATGCCCTTGCTGTGGCAATGCCTCTGTTACCTCACTTCAAAATGAGGATGCTCTCTGGCTTGCCCACAACGGGTCCCTGCCCTGCTCTGGTGCCCGGTTCCAGGGAGACCCCAGCCTCCTGAGAAGGACGCGGTGCCAGATGTCCGTGTGCCCTTGAGACCTCGAATGAGTGCCATGAACTCGGTCTCAGGTGCAGGGTGAATATTGCTGTCACATTCCCCTCCTCGTGGGACGCCCTCCCAGCTCTGCCTCCCCTGATGCCCCAGGAAGTGTTGTTGAGAGGCGTGGGGAAGAAAAAGAGCCCCGGCCTGCTGAGTTTAGGGACAGCCCCTGGGTCACCctctacgctgcaccctgacctcTGACCTTGCTATGCCTATAGACAGCGTGCAGGGGCCACCTGAAGGTGGGAGGGATTACCCCTGGTCCAGATGTCCAGTGGGAGGCAAGAGGTGTCAAGGCCCTGCTCCATCCAGCTGGGAATAGAGTGTGACTTCTGTTCTCTGTTGCCTCATTTCACCCGTCCTCCGCCCACGTCCACGCTCAGAGAGCGCATCCTGCCCTGGCTTTAAGTGCCACCCAACCGCCCATGGTTCGCACACTGCTGTCCCTagcaagccccacctctctctggACCGAAGACTCAGACATCCACCTGCCTGTGCAGTGCCCCCACGTGGCTGCCTGACAGGCCCAACCTGACCTCTGGGTCCGCTTCCCACCCAAGAGTCCCTCCCCACTCAGGTTTCGCTGCCTCGGGGTTTGCAGGCGGTCCAGACGCAACTCTGGAAGTCAGCTTTTACTTCGCTCCTTCTTTCCACAGCTACAACCTGTGGACTTCGATTCCCCAAGAGCTCGCCCatcaccaccgccgccaccaccaccaccaccacctccaccaccacctccaccacctccaccaccaccacctccaccacctccaccaccaccacctccacctccacctccacctccaccaccaccaccaccaccaccaccaccaccaccaccaccaccaccaccacctccaccaccaccaccacctccaccaccaccacctccacctccaccaccaccaccaccaccaccaccaccaccaccaccaccaccaccacctccaccaccaccaccacctccacctccaccaccaccaccaccaccaccaccaccaccaccaccaccaccaccaccaccaccaccaccaccaccaccacaaccacctccaccaccaccacgggcTGGTCTCAGGTAAGGCTGCAGCTGCCTCCCTCGGCTCCCTCGGACTTCCTGCTGCTCAGAGCTGGTCTCCATCCAGCCACAGGATGCAAACCGGACATGCCCCTCCCCAAGAGCCCCTCAGCTCCTACCTGAGCAGGGTGCAAGTCCTCTGACTCCCTGGGCCCTTCAGTCTCCCTCTggtctcctctccccccaccactcGGCTCTTTCACAGCGCCTCTGCCTCTGGCTAGTCCTTCCCACAGCTGTGGGTGGCTCCCTGCTCTCTAGGCCTTGCTATTCCTACACTGTGGTTCAGGCCCTTCTATGAAAAACCGACCACCTCGTCTCCTTTTCTCGCTTTGTTTGCCTCCCCAGCACCTGTCGTCCGTGAGGGCCTCCCATAGGCTCCTGGGAACTGGGAGTCGAAAGAGACTGCAATATCTCCACGGACTTTTTGAAGCCGCCTGGTTGCTAAGAACCATCAAcaaccccaaaccactgccactgagttggcgcCGGCTCACAGCGGCccagcaggacagggcagggccgTCCCTTAGGGTTGCTCAGACTGTCCACCTTGACAGTCTCCTCCAAGTGGCTGCTGGGTCTCAGCCGCTGGCCGGCCACTGCGTCCCTGATTTTCTTCACCAGCAGCTGAGCGAGGAGGCCTTGAACTTCACACTGCTCTGCAGCTGAGAAGGGTGACCCTCTTTGTGTTCTGTCTCCCCCAGGGCTCTGCTCACCGCTGTGGCCCCAGTGGCTTGCACAGTGACCAGTCGCCCCCTAGACCTGACTCACGGCCGCCGGGAGCGTCTGCACGGGTGGGCGGGCAGTGCTTCGTCGGGTGCGCAATGGCTGGTTGCTTTGGAAGTGGATTGTcaggcaggcctctcttctgagatGAGCGTGTTAAAGGTTTGTGCCCCTCGGGGACTCCTTTGCACATAGTAGGGGCTCGATAAATATCCATTGGGTGAATCAAGGAGACTGGGAAATTAAAAGGCAAGATTGGATGCCCTCCATTGACTGTccctgcctgctgctgcctgaggTTTTTCTAAGTCAGGGCAGATCCAGTTCTAGCCGTAGTGCCTGGGCCCAGAGCCTGCCCGCCTCAGCTGGCTGGCCTCCTCCCTGCATCTCTCAGCAGACTCTGGCCACCAGGTGCATCCTGAGCAGGGGCTCTGGGTTCCTTCTCCCTCCTTCCAGCACTTGCATCTTCCCTGGCTCATCTCCATCCAAgccgtctctctctcttttcctttggGGCCCACACGGTCTACTTGCCTCCTGGTTGGTGCTCATATGCTCCTGCCAGGGGGAAGCGGCTGCCTGGACACTCTGCTCACTGCTGTCTTACAATTTTCCTTGGCAGGCCTGGCTTCCTGGCCCTGGCCCGGCCCTCCGGAACCAGCCTCCCAAGAGCGTCTCCGTGCGGCTCACCTTGAACGgtctgcttccctctccctccaaggGCTCTGTGGGGCCCAGGGACACCTccttctctgacctctgctgcagGGATTTCTTCTGGCCTCTGTCTCGCTCCTGCTCCTGGGGGCGCCGCATAAAACCAAACACAACCCAGAGAAAACACAGCAACACGTCACAACACAAAGCGAGCTTCACACCGTTGAGtctgcctcacagcgaccccggCATCCCCGAGGCAGGGACTGAGCCccaaggtgtttcctgggctgtaGGCTTTGTGCACAATTGCCAGGCCCCACCTGCTGGGTGGGCTCCAATCACCAGTCACCAGGCATAAACCGATGGAGCACCCCAAAACCTGCCTGCCCACAACTGGCCCAGTTGGCTGGCCCATTTTCAATGGAGGTGCCAACCGGTGTTAGCATCCCACAGACCCCAAGAGGAAAGAGCCCTTCCTCCCAGGTGTCTGCTCCCCGGGGACACTCAGACTCCTGGGGGTTTAGAGTGGCCCTGCCTGGTGCCCACCAAGAGGCCAACTTGAAGAAGAATCCGTTTCTCTGTAGTTAACACGTTGTGCCCAGATTATTACGGTTAATTAAGTTAAAATGCTGAAAATAATAGCCGCCCTTCATGCATATAAAGTATGAAAATGTGTTTTTCTTAGCAGAGAGAGCTATAAAAAAGGTAGCAAGACAGCCTAGCCGGTGAGGGCGCCATGGGGTGGCCCGGGAACTTGGAGTCCCTGGGAGGTGATTTATaggaggagagacagggagatgaATTATGTCAGAGGGAGTTTGCAGCTTCTCCATACAAATCCCGGGGCCTGGCAACTATGAGAGGAAGGCACGGAGCAGATGGGCGCAAGGTGCCCTTGGCTGCCTTTTGTGTTCTGCTGGGCCGGACTGTTGCTGTCCAGACCCCCTTCTGGCCTGGCATCCTGCGTGTCCGCTCTCCTGCCTTCCGACGCACCCACTTCCATTGGCTTCGCTAATGACACTCTTGGGATCCTGCTCTCAGCATGGCCTGTTAtacagtgattctaggacagcCAGCCATCTCTTTGGAAGAGTGTAGGCCTCGGCCCTATCAGCTTCAGTTCCTGCATCCAAAGGGGAGCTGGGCTCAGCCTGGTCTCTGCAGAGGACCCTGTCTCCCCAGCATCCGGAGCCTTCCCTGTACACAGAGTGGGTAGATACGGATAGACTCTATTCTGGGGCCACAAGAACCTTCCATCAGGCCAGTTTCCTGCATCTGTCCCTACTGAAGCCTTGCTCTCGGGCAGGGTGGCCATGAGAGGCCatgtcctcttcctcctccttgagCTAAAGAGAACCCAGTGCCTGCACACAGTCCTAGAGTGGATTCaggttcacagtgaccctgcaggacagggtacaactgccctgtgggtttccaaggctgtaactttttaaaggagtagaaagtctcgtggctttgaactgccgaccttgcggctagcagcccaacgcgtaacccactgtacccaccagggctcctagtgcctacacaaactcaaaaccaaactcagtcaccgagtcgattctgactccataggacaggctagaactgcccctgtgatctcccgagaccataactctttacgggagcagaagcctcatctctctgcaGTGGAGAGGctcgtggtttccaactgctgaccttaaggtgagcagcccaaggctCAACCCACTGGGCCATCTGGGCTCctagtgtcacacacacacacacacacacacacacacacacacacacacacacactcagaatcCCTTCAAGCCCAAAGGCAAAGGCCCCTGGAAAGTAGATCCAGCCTTTCCGTTTTGGTTGGTCCCCACTGCCCAGGttgcattccaactcacggccacCCCATCTGAGACCGCGCGTGACAGCCCACAGGGCTTTCTTGACGATGGCTTTGACAGTGCAGAGTGCCAGGCCTTCCTCCCACCGCTCCGTGTGTGTGAGCTGTCTACAGCCCGCTCAGAGCAGCAGCATTGCCCACGCGCCTCGGGGGACTCTTGGGCTCAAGAGAGAGGGTGACTGTGTCAGGCTGAATGGACAGCTACCttctctcctgcctcccaggaCTCTTCCCTTCCCTCATGGCCTCCCCCTTACCACTCAAGGCCCCCCACTCAAGTTTTCCGCTTTCCCCGCAAGCTTCTGAaagttttctccccccccccacccacatggCTCTCTTCCTCATCCAAACCCTGCACTTCTGATCAGCCTCGCTTATTGGGCAATTAATCATGTTCCGCCTCATGGCATCTCTCTTTTGTCTTCTATTGTTAGCTAATTTTTCATATGTTGCTGTCCTGGCTCCCCGGCCTGCTCACTGGAGACAAGGGGAGGGTCTGAGACTTCCCTGTCTGCTCTGGCCGAGCGCCCAGGGGCGCCTCCCACAGCAGAGCGCCTCCGTAAATATTGATGTGCTTGTTAATTGAAAATTTCCTGCAGAGGCTGGGCAGGGGTTGGGGAAAGCTGACACTCAGGAAAGCCATGGACACCTTTGGGGGGTGGCTGGGGAAGGAGTGGAGGAACGGGGTGGCGCCGTGGCTAggagttgggcttctaactgcaaggtcagctgtcggaaaccaccagccaccctgtgggagaaagacgaggctgtctgctcccgtacagTCACAGGCTcgacaacccacaggggcagttctaccctgtcctgcagggtcgtgaGGGGTGGGAGCAGACCCGGTGGTAGGGAGCTTTTGGTTCTGAGGGAAGGAGTGGAGGGGCTGGGGCCAGGGCTGGAGCTGGGGTTATGTTGGGTTTGGGTTCTTAGGCCCGCCTTGGTGCCGCTTCTGTTGTGGAAAGAATCCGTGCATCAGAGAGACCAGCGCCAGGGCAGGGCCAGAGAGGCAGCGCCCCCGCCCACGGGTTGGCTCACCTCCATCCTCTGGAGCTCGCTGTAGGTGAAGATGGGCACATAGGCTTCCGCCCGGGAGGCCAGCAGGGCGGCCACATGCACCGCCAGCAGGGCAGCCACGGCCTTCGGGGACACCATCCTGGAGCTGGAgagtgacggggggggggggggctgtcaccAAGGGCAGGTCATGGGCAGTCACGCCCCCATCCCGCCTGAAGCTATGTGACCTGGGCCTGGCGCTGGACTTTCCCAGGGGAGGTCCACACGCCCTCTGCTTGGAGCTGGGAGAACAGACCACTGGCCGGACCCCAGCCCAGGGCACACGCCTGAGAGGGGGTGCTCGGCTTTGCTGCAGGCCCGTTATCTGGGGTCAGTTAGactcatgagggtggagggaccTTGTCTCTCAGAGGAAGAACTAGATCATCAGCAGAAGCATGCATCACCCCCCCCCATCCACTCCCCCCTCCAGGTAGGATGTTAAAGGGAGTAGGCCCAGGCCACCCCAGCTCCCCCTGGGCCCACAGAGGCAAAGGCGGAGACCCCTCCCCATGCGGAGGCAGAGCCAGATGGGAAAGTTCAGCTTGGAGCAGCATCTGAGATTTGACAGTGGCGTCccacccctgggggggggggtgtgtgggcTGGCTCTGGAACAAGCCCCTCTACAACAGCCTGTCTAGCTGCCTGTTGGCTGCAGTCCAGAAATAGCAGGATGGTGCATCTTCCCCGCCTCCTGAGACACCTCGGGATGCCGTCAGTGCTGGCACTGGGCCAACATGCTCCGGGCTCGCCCATATCCTGGGGAGTGGGGTGTCTCTGAAGTGGGGCTGTCAGGGCTGCGGGGGTGCCGGGCTCTGCATGGTGACGGCAGGGGAGGCAGAGACTTGGGGATGGGGCCAGGTGGGCAggcttgggggcaggggcaggatggGCCGGTAGGGGAATGCAGCCTGACAAGGTGCTGGCTTCGGTCCATCTCTTCAATGGGTTCAGGGCAGTCTCGTGCCCTCCTTAGGCCTACCTGGGAGCAGGTGAGGTGTGGGGAGGACAAGGAAGGGACACATTCTCGGCTTTGGGAGCTGGAATCCCAGTCTCCTGAGGAGCTCTCCCAGCCCCGGGCTCCCTGTTGGGTCTGCCCACAGCCCCTCCTAGGAAGGTAGAGGGCAGTGGGGCAGGGAAGCCCTGCAGAGTGTACTCTGGGTGCCACATTTGGGCAGGTGGCCTCCTAGGCAGGGAGCAAGCAGAGTGAGCTTGGGTCTTCCCTCTGGCCACCTGCATGCTGGTGGTGGGAGAGGGTCTGGCCGCGGGCTGCCGCCCCTGCCTCTCTGCAGGCCCAACCCGACTCTCCCTGTGGACAGAATTGTCCAGGGCCGTGGGCTTGGGTTCTGCCTCTCTGCTGCACCTGCTTCCTCTGTCATCCAAAGCTGCCTCGACCAGGCAGGGTGCTCGCTCTCCCCGCTGCTGTTCTTGTGTCGTCCTCCACCCCCCTGCAGACCCTCCTCCCCAGAGGGCTTAAACAGCCAAAGCAGGGCTGTAAGGGTCGCCCACCTCAGGAAGCCTAGGTCAGCaggcccccctacccccacccccagaggacCGGAAGCTGAAgagaggtgggtgggtgaggCCCCGCAGATCCCTTGGCCCCACGCCCCCTGAGGGCGGAGGGGATGTGTCATATTGACAGCATCCCATTCCCTGTACACAGATGTTATAGATCCCCTTTCTTTCTGCTGTTCGCGTTCAATTCACGCCATGAGAATCAATGAAaaacttgaaagaaaaaaaaaggcaagatCCAATTGCTGCTCATTTTCTTGATCCGATTGGCAGTCGGTATGTCACCTACACTCATTTGTGTCTGGCGAGCTCGGAGCGGAGCGGGAGCGGAGCTGTCGCCCGCCAGGAGCCGCTCCTCCCTGCAAGTGCTGGGCTCAGTCAGCTCTTCCTCCCCAGGTGGCATGCCTCTAGGGACCAGCTCTCTCTGCGGAACACTCTGGAGCAGAGCCACAGGGCTGTGCCTGGCAGCCAGTGCCTGCCTGCGACCCAGAGCCCTGGCTTGGACTCCTGGTCTGCTGGCCACAGCGGCAGCCAGGCCTACCCTGAATGGACTCTCCTTTGCCTGGAATGCCAGCCGCCGCCTCCTCTCTGCGGCTGCCATGCCCTGGGTGTGCTGTCCGGTGCTCCCTTAGTGCAGTGTGGCATGCTCTGTTTGCACTTGACTCTTAGCCTTAAAGATTGATGGTTTGAGCCTTGGGGCTGTCAGTCTGAACCCAGCCAGGCATTTGCAGCCGGGCGGGAGCAGGTCAGCTCCCCTGACTGCTCTGTGGTTTCCTGGGCTTACTCATGCACCCTAATTCTGCTGCTTGGCTCCTGCTAAGAGCCCTTCCCTGCTTTCTCCTCTGGCTCCTTACCGTGTGCTGGGGTCTGCGAAGGCCGGGaggactctctctctgctctctctctcggctGGGGTCTGGTGTCTGGCCAGGCTGACCGGCCCTTATATCCCGCCCCTCCCCGTGGCGCAGCCCATTGACCTTTGGTCGCACCTCTGTGGGCTCTGGGTGGGGGAGCCCAGATTCTTGGCCCTCCCAGAAACAAGTGTGGCCCTCGCTGTGGGTTTCCGGGCCTCCTTGGACCAGCCAGGATTCCGGGGAAGCCAGACCCCACCCATGGGGTACCAGAGGGCACCTTCCTGTCCACTCCAAGGCCAGCTGTCGCCCGGAGGATTGTTGGCCATCATCATCAGCAAACACCGTTTTCTCTTTAGTTCCTTAAATATATGATGCTGTGGAGCGTCTCCAGGCCCACTCTCCAGCGACCAAATTCTCTGTCAGCCTGTCAGAGCGCTGTATTTGGATGATAACTTCTCTTCATACTTCCCCCTGAAGCCCCTCACAGAAAACACTCAGGAGTGTGGCAGCGTCTCGATTGATTGATGGCAAAACGCCGGCAAGGGACTGAGGGCTGGGAGAGCTAGCGAGGAGGGGCGCCGTGGTGGGTGAGGCCTTAGGTGGCTGACAGGACACCTCTCTAGGAACCGTTTAAGAAGATGGTTTAAAGGGctgaagaggggagagatggaagcGTCCTGGAATCCGATGGCTTCACgctgctgcttccagagcctcaacGGGGGCTGTCCAGGGTGCTGCCCATGCCTCGATCTCATTCAGGAGGCTTTGGGGTCTACACTCAGCCCACTGCCGTCCTGTCCAGTCCTGACTCTCCGTGGCCCTCCTGCGTGGGGCAGGACTGCCCCGAGTGGGTCACGGGCTGTGtgagagtgcactggaaagtggattcccCCCATCCCCTGGACTAGCccacaggagtgtgtgtgtgtgtgtgtgtgtgtgtgtgtgtgtgtgtgtgt harbors:
- the MLN gene encoding promotilin, translated to MVSPKAVAALLAVHVAALLASRAEAYVPIFTYSELQRMEEQERDRGQKKSLQQRSEKEVSLGPTEPLEGEGSRPFKLTAPMEIGIRMNSRQLEKYRAALEGLLREVVPEHSRA